The DNA sequence GAAGAACATCGAGGGCCGCTCCTCGATGAACAAGCAGGAACTGCGCGAGGCGCTCGGCCGCTGACCCGCAGACCAGCAGATCCGTCGACCGGGAGGTGGGCCGGCCGCGCGGCCGGCCCACCTCCCCCCGCACGGCGCCCGCCCCCGGGCGCCGGACCGCCGAAGGAGGCGCCATGTCCGACGCGTACACGGGACGACGGGTGGCCGTTGTCACCGGCGCCGATTCGGGCATCGGCCGGGCCAGCGCCGTCCGGCTCGCCGCCCTGGGAATGGACGTCGGCCTCACCTTCCACTCCGACGAACGGGGCGCGGAGGAGACCGCGCACGAAGTGGGGCGGCACGGCGGGCAGGCCGTCGTCGAGCACTGCGACCTCACCGTGCTGCCGGACGCGGCGGACGTCGTCGACATCTTCGCCCGGGAGCTGGGACGCGTCGACGTGCTCGTGAACAACGCGGGCACCGGAACCGCCACCCCGTTCCTCGACCTCGAACTCGCCACCGTGCAGCGCGTGCTGGACGTCGATCTGGTCGGCCCGCTGCTCTGCGCGCAGCGGGCCGCCCGCCACATGATCGAGCAGGGCGACGGCGGCCGGATCGTCAACATCACCTCGGTGCACGAACACGCGCCCCGGGTGGGCGCCGCCCCCTACTGCGCGGCGAAGGGCGGCCTCGGCCTGCTGACGCAGGTGATGGCACTCGAACTCGCCGAGCACGGCATCACCGTCAACGCGGTTGCCCCGGGGGAGATCGCCACCCCCATGACCGGGCAGACCGACACCGACGTCCACGCCGCGGAGCGCCCCGGCGTGCCGCTGCGCCGCCCCGGCGACGCGCGCGAGGTGGCGGCCGTCGTCGGCTTCTTGGCCGGCCCCGAGGCGTCGTACGTCACCGGCGCCTCCTGGCCCGTGGACGGGGGCATGCTCCGCATGGGCCCCATGGCGGGATCCCATCTCGGCGACGACAGCTGGCGCGTCCCCTAGGCCCCCGACGCCCCGCCGGATCCCCCGGAAACCGTTCGGCGCCCCGTTCGCGCGCTCCCCGCGCGGACGGGGCGCCGAACGGCGCCGTGCCCCCGTCAGCCGGGCCACACCCCCGTCGCACGGTGCACGGCGGTCGCGCCCGCGCGGTCCACACCCGCCTTGACGGCGGCGAACACGGCGCCCTGGAGCGTGGCGGCGAGCAGGACCTCGCGCCAGGTGCGGTCGGGGTCCGTGGCGTCCGGTGCGTCGTCGTCGTGGCCGAGCTTCTTCCAGACCTGCTTGAACAACGCGCCCGCGAGAGCGCCGCTGACCGCTCCCAGGACCATGCCGACCGGCTTGTAGGCGATTTTGGACGCCTTCATCGCGTGTCCTTCCCTCGAACCGACTGGGCCCGGACCCGCATTCGATCCGTCCTGGGCCCCCGCGTACCCGGGGCGGCGCCGCGCAGTCCCCGCGCGGCGCCGCCCCGGGCACGAGCCTCCCGGTCAGTCAGTCCCCCCGCCGGTCCTCGGGGTCCTCGGGGCCGGTGTCACCCATCGCCCGCCGGTCCTCCTCGCTCCACTTGCGGGTGTCCCGGGGCTCGACGTACGGCTCCTCCCGCGGCGGGTGGCCCGCCACGATGGCGCGCTCCCGGTCCATCTCCGCGTCGAACTCCAGGCCGAGCAGGATGGCGAGATTGGTGATCCACAGCCACACGAGGAAGACGATGACACCGGCCAGGGTGCCGTAGGTCTTGTTGTACGAGCCGAAGTTGGCGACGTAGACGGCGAAGCCGGCCGACGCGATCAGCCAGATCAGCAGGGCGAGCAGGCTGCCCAGCGTCACGAACCGGAAGCCGCGGCCCTTGGCGTTGGGCGCGGCCCAGTACAGGATCGCCAGCATCAGCGCGACCAGCAGCACCAGCACCGGCCACTTGGCGATCGCCCACACCGTCAGCGCCGTGTCGCCGATGCCCAGCGCCGTCCCCAGCTCGCGGGCCAGACCGCCGGTGAAGACGACCATCAGCGCGGTGACGCAGGCGAGCACCATCAGCAGCAGCGTCAGGCCCACGCGTACCGGGAGCACCTTCCAGACGGGGCGGCCCTCCGGCAGGTCGTACACCGCGTTGGAGGTACGGATGAACGCCCCCACATAGCCGGAGGCGGACCACAGGGCGCCCAGCAGGCCGACCACGGCCAGCACCGAGCCGACCCCCGCGCTGCCCTGTAACTGCGTCACCGCGTCGGTCAGCACGTCCCGGGCGGGGCCCGGGGCCAGCTTCTTGATGTTGTCGAGCACCGACTGCGTGGCCGAGTCCCCGGCGATCCCCAGCATCGAGATCAGCACCAGCAGCGCGGGGAACAGCGCCAGTACGGCGTAGTACGTCAGGGACGCGGCCCGGTCGGTCAGCTCGTCCTGCTGGAACTCCTTCACGGTGCGTTTGAGCACCGCGCCCCAGGACTTCTTGCCGAGGTCGGTCGGGGTGTCCGGCGCCTCGCCCTCAGCCCTCGGAGGGGACGCGGTGTCACGGTGGGTCCGGTCTCTGGTCATGGACGACTGGTAACCGCCCCCGGCGCCCCCATGCGCCGGCACCCGGGAGAAGTTCCCGGTTCGGTGCGATCCGCGTGGCTCCGCGAGCCGTCCGCCCGCCGTCGGCCGAGCGGCCGGACGGGCGGCCGGAGATGCGTCGGAGCGCGGGTGTCCGGCCGCACGCCCCGGCGCGGGCGCCCATGCCTCCGGCGTGGCGCCCGGCAGCAGGAGGTTCGACATCGATCCAGGTCAGGGCATGCGTGCGCCGGGGCGTGCGGGCCCGGTGCCCGTGCTCCCCGACACCCACACGGAGCAGTCGCGGCGGAAGGCGCACCGGACCCGGTGGGAGGACCGTGCCCTTGGCGGCCTCCGGCGGCCGCTGCACACTCCGATTGGGTTCTCGCACGGGGCCCCGCCGTGAGGCGTCACTCCTGACCGGAAGGCCCTGATGCGTCACTTACGCATGTGCATAACCGCCCTGTCCGCGGCGGCACTTCTGCTGGGCACCACCGCCGCGACCGCCTCCGCCGCGCCGTCCCCCGCCACCCTCACCACGGGGGCGTGGCCCGACGGCTTCGAGGAGCCGGTCGTCCCGGCCCCGCAGCCGTTCACCTACATGGCCGCCGGCCAGACCTTCGGCCCCTGGACGGTCGGGGGCGGCAGCGTCGACCTGGTCTCCGACCGGCTGTGGGACGCCGCCGAGGGCGACCAGTCCGTCGACCTCAGCGGAGGCGCTCCCGGCAGCATCTCCCGGACCGTCCCCACGCTCCCGCTCACCACCTACGTCGTCACCTACAAGCTGGCCGGCAACACCGGCGGTCCGTCGCCCGTGGTCAAGACGGGGGACGTCAGGGTCAACGGCGCCCTCATCGACGACCTCACCTTCGACACCACCGGCCGCGGCCCCCGCGACATGGGCTGGGAGCAGCGCACCGCGTACTTCACCACGGTGCTCCACACCTCGGCGACGCTGACCTTCACCAGCACCACGCCCGGCAACCGCGGTCCCGCCGTCGACGACGTCACGATCCGGAGCTGCCTGCTGGTGCTCTGCCTGCACAAGGGCCCGCAGCTGAGTCCCCACTCGGGGTGACCGGCTGAGGCGTCGTCAGCACCCCGCCCGCGTCGCCGCCCCGTTCCCGGGCCCGGCGGCGGGGGCCGCGACGTCCCGCCGACCGTCGCCGGCAGCGGGCCCGTGCTCGTGCCCGGACGTGCCTACCCGCCGCGCACCGCCCCGTATGCCACGCTGGGCGGACCGCCGACGCCCCCGCCCCGCGCCCGCCCCGGACTGCGCGCCCCGTTCCCGTCCGTCCGCATCCGCCGGCGGCACACGGCCCGAAGCGACGGTGGACCGGGACGTCGTGGATGCCGGCGGCGGCGAACCGGGACGACGGACGGCCGGCGAGGCACGACGAGCCGCACCGGCACCACCAGCACGACCAGCACCACAGGCACCACCAGCGGCACCGGCACTGGCACCACAGGCGCGACGAAGCGACCGGCACACGGCAGAACGGCAGCGGACCCCCGGAGTGATGCGTGGACGATCCCGGCACACAAGTCCCGGCAGCCGGCCCCGCCGGCGCGCCCCGTGGAGCCGCCACCGGCGGGGCCGCCGGACGGCGGACCGGGTGAGCGGCGCGGACCGGTACACCGCTGGCACCTCGGACGTCGTCATCCTCGGTGCGGGCGCGGCGGGACTCAGCCTCGCCGACCGGCTGACCCGCGCCGGCGGCGCCACGGTCACCGTGGTGGAACCGCCCGACGGCCCGCTGCGGCCGCCCGAACGGAGGTGGTGCTTCTGGGACACGGAGGCGGACGACGTCGAGCCGGCCGTCCGGGCGTCCTGGTCGCGTCTGCGGATCCACGCCCCCGACGGCGGCGCCACCACCGTCGAACCGCACCCCCTGCGCTACCGCATGCTGGGCTCCGCCGCGTTCGAACGCCTGGTGCACGCACGGCTCGACGCGTCACCCCGGGCGCGGGTGGTGCGGGCCGTGGCCGGTACCGTGCGCGCGGTCGGCGACGGCGCCGAAGTGCGCTGCTCGGTCCCGGACGGACGGGAACTGACCCTGCGCGCCCGCCTCGTGTTCGACTCGCGTCCGCTGCCCGCGCTGCCGCCCGCCCGTACGACGCTGCTCCAGCACTTCTGCGGCTGGTTCGTGCGCACGGCGGCCGGGCGCTTCGATCCGGGCGTTGCCGACCTGATGGACTTCCGGGTGCCGCAGCCGCGCCACGGCCTCGCCTTCGGCTACGTCCTGCCGCTGGCGTCCGACCACGCCCTCGTCGAGTACACCGAGTTCTCCCGGGCCCCGCTAACCCCGGCCGCGTACGCGGCGGCGCTGAGCCACTACAGCCGCAAGGTCCTCGGGCTCCACGCCTTCACCGTCGAGGCCACCGAACACGGCGTCATCCCGATGACCGACGCGCGCTTCCCGCGCCGGATCGAGCCGGGCGTCTTCCGGATCGGGACCGCGGGCGGCGCCACCCGCCCCTCCACCGGCTACACCTTCGCCGCCGTGCGCCGCCAGAGCCGGGCCATCGCCGAGGGCCTGCGCGACGGGAGCACCACCGTCCCCGCCCCTCACGGGCGGCGCGCCCTCGCCATGGACGCCGTGCTGCTCCGGGCGCTGGACACCGGACGGATCGACGGCCCCGCCTACTTCACCCGCCTGTTCCGCACCACGCCCGCCGAACGCATCCTGCGCTTCCTGGACGGCGCCACCTCGCCCCGGGAGGAGTTCGGCATCGGACTGCGGGGCCCCGTGCTGCCGATGCTCCGGACCGCCGCCGAGCTCCCCTTCCTGCCCCGCCGCGAGCACCCTGCCGCAGCCCCCGTCAACGAACCGGAGAAGAACCGCCGATGACCCTCCTGCACGACCACGAGCTGGCCGGCGCCTTCGACCACGCCTCGCGGAGCTACGACCGGCTCACCGCCCTCAACCCCGGCTACCGCACGGACCTGCTGCGCTCGGCGCGCCGGCTGCGGCTGCCCCACGGCGGGGCGGGACTGCACATCCTCGACCTGGGATGCGGCACCGGCGCCTCCACACTGGCCCTGCTGCGGGTGGCGCCCCGCGCCCGGATCACCGGCGTGGACGCCTCGGCGGGCATGCTCCGGCGGGCACGCTGCAAGCCGTGGCCCGACCGTGTGGACTTCCGCCATCTGCCCGCGGAGGAGCTGACCCCGGACACGGCAGGGCCGTTCGACGCGGTCTTCGCCGCCTATCTGTTCCGCAACCTGACCGATCCGGACGGCGTCCTCGCCGGGATCCGGGCCCTGCTGCGCCCCGGCGGCAGGCTGGCCGTGCACGAGTACAGCCTCAGCGGCTCGGCGCGCCACCGGGCCCTGTGGACCGCCGTGTGCCAGGGGGTGATCCTGCCGGCGGGCTCCCTCAGCGGGGACCGGGCCCTCTACCGCCATCTGTGGCGCAGCGTCCTCGACTTCGACACCGCCCCCGCGTTCACCCGGCGCCTGGCGCGCGCCGGGTTCGGCGACCCGCGCGCGGTGCCGGTCGCCGGCTGGCAGACCGGCATCGCGCACACCTTCGTCGCCCACACCGCCCACACCGCCCCGACGGGGCCGACGACGCCGGAGATCCCGAGCACCCCGAACACGCCCGGGACCCCGGGCACCCCGAACACGCCCACCCCGCCGACCCGATGAGCCCCGCCGCGTACCCACCCCGCCGCGGCCGCGACCGCGGAGCCCGTGTCGTCATGCCCGTCCCCCGCCGGGACCGCCTCACCGTCCGGGAGGCGCCGGGCGTCGCCGTGGTCGGCGGCGGCATCGCCGGGCTCTCCGCTGCCGTCCTGCCGGCCGAACGCGGCGCCCGCCCAGGAGGCGCTCGCAGGCCGGCTCTCCGGCCACGGCACCAGGTGCTGCGCACCCTCTCCGCCCTCGCCGTCCGCTAACGGCGGCGCATGGGGGTGATGCCCCGGCCCCGGGGCACGCGGGCGGGGGTCAGCGGTTCACCCGGGGAAGCGGCCCCCGCCGCGCAGCGCCCGGTGGTGCTCCGCGCAGGCGAGGTCGACGTGCCGACGGCGGCCGCCCCGTCCCGCGCACCGGCGCCGCCGGCCGGCGCCCCGGGCCGCGCCGCCGCGCCGGAGGCGTCCACCGGGCGGGGCGCCCGTCCACACCCGCGTCACCGCGCGGGGCCGTTCCCCGGCACCGCCGCGTCCCGGTCCGCGGAGCCGGCGGGCACGGCCCGGGCGCGCCACCGGGCGCCGGCCACCCGCGCCGCGCCGGCCGCGGCGGTCGCCGCCCGGCGACCCCGGGACACCGCCACACGGCGGTGCAGCACCGGGTAGTCCGCGTCCGCGACGGCGTCGAGGATCCCGCCGTACAGCACGAACGCCGCCCGGATGCACGGGCGTACCCGCGGGTCGAGCATCGCGATCCCCGGTTCCGCCTCCCGGTACACCTCGCGCGTCATGGCCTCGGCCGCCACCAGGGCCGCGCGGATCCTGCCGTCCCGCCGCCCCGTCCGGCGGCTCCACTCCAGCAGCGGCCGGTCCACGCCGTGGGCGGCCAGCAGATCGGCCGGCAGGTACACCCGTCCGCGGTCCAGGTCCTCGCCCGCGTCCCGCAGGAAGTTGGTGAGCTGGAACGCCACGCCGAGCGCCGCCGCGTGCGGGGCTGCCTCCTCGCGCGGGACGACGGTGCCGAGCACCGGCAGCATCTGGAGGCCGATCACCGCGGCGGAGCCGTGCATGTAGGCGCGCAGGTCGGCGTAGGTCGGATAGTCGGTGACCCGCAGATCGCTGCGCATCGAGGCCAGGAAGTCGGCGAACAGGATGTGCTCGATCCCGAGGCGTTCCGCCGTGTGCGCCACCGCCCGCACCACCGGATCGGTCCCGCGGCCCGTGCGCAGCCCGTGCGCGAGGTCGTTCTCCAGTTCCTTCAGGCGGGCGTCCCGTTCGCCGGGCGGGCGGGACGGGCCGAGGTCGTCCACGATGTCGTCGGCCCGCCGGGCGAAGCCGTACAGGGCGTGCACCGAGGAGCGCCGGTCCACCGGCAGCAGACGGGTCGCCAGGAAGTACGTGCGCCCGTGCCGGGCGTTGAGCGTCCGGCACCTGCGGTAGGCCGCGCGGAGCGCGGGATCGGTGATGCCTGCGGCGTCCAGTTCACGACGGGTCATGGGTGCCTGCCACGGTCGGGGAGGGCGCGGGGCGCGCCGTGTCGTCGGTCGGTCCGGTGACGGTCCTCACGCGCCGTCACCGGCCGGCGTGCCCGCGGCCCGTGCGACCAGGGCGGCGAACTCCCCGCGGACCGCGTCCGGCGCGCCGGAGGCCGCGAAGTGCCGCCTGCTCTCGGCGGCCAGTTCCCCGATCCTGTCCTCCACCGCGGCACGCGCGCCGGTGCGCTCCAGGGCAGCGCGCATCCGCCGCACGGTGTGCTCCGGGCGGTCGGGACCCGCCGGGGCGAGGGCGGCGGCCGCCTCCTCGTCGCCGGACGCCCCGGCCCGCTCGACGCCCACCGCGAGGAGATAGCTGAGCTTGCGGGCCCGCAGGTCGTCACCGGCCGGTTTCCCGGTCACCGCAGGTTCGCCGAAGGCGCCCAGCAGGTCGTCGCGGAGCTGGAACGCGAGCCCCGCGCAGCGCCCGGCGTCCCGCAGCGCGTCCAGGACCGGAGGCCCGGCGTCCGCCAGGCAGGCGCCGAGCGCGAGCGGCCTCCCGACCGTGTACAGGGCGCTCTTGAGGGTGGCGATGGTCAGGGCCTCGTCGATCCCGGAGGAACCGGCCGCCTGCGCGTGGATGTCCCGGTACTGGCCGGCGACCATCTCCGCGCGCATCGCGCGCCACTCCTCGTGCAGCCGCGGCCCCTGCGGCGAGACGAGCGCCGTCTCGGTCAGCAGGTCGTCGGCCCAGGCCAGCGCGAGATCGCCGGCGAGCACGGCGGCGGCGTGGGCGAAGGCGTCGGGCGGGCCGGCCATGCCGGCCGCCCGGTGCAGACCGGCGAGCTCGACATGGACCGAGGGCGCCCCCCGGCGCAGCGGCGACCCGTCCATCACGTCGTCGTGCATCAGCGCGCACGCCTGGAGGAGTTCCAGGGCGGCGCCCGTGCGCAGGACCGCGCGGGCGTCGCCGGAGCCCCCGGCGGCGCGCCAGCCGCACCAGGCGAAGGCGGCACGCAGCCGTTTCCCGCCCCGCCGCACGAACGCGTCCACCCGCTCGGCCACCTGACGGGCGAACACCTCGTCCGTCCCGCGGGCCCGGCGCAACTCCGCGTCGAGGAACCGCTCCAGCTCCGCCTCGACCGCCGTGACGGCGTCGCGGGCCGTGCGCGGAGCGCCGAAGCGCCCGGCTGGTCCGGCCGCTGTCGGCCGCAGTCCAAGCATGGTCAGCCTTCCGCTCTCGTCCGCCTGTGCACGGTCCTTCTGCCGTCGGCACGGGTGCGGATGCGCTGATGCCTGCCCCGTGCGGCCGCACCGGCCGCAGGGGCTCACCCGCCCGGCCCAGCGCGGGTGGCGGCCGGTCAGGGCCCGGCCCGGGTCAGCGGTCCGGTGACGCGGGCGCCGGCCGGGCGGGCCGGGGCAGCGGGGCCTCGTGGTCCGCCGCGGGGCGCAGCCGACCGTCGTGGACCTCGACCACCCGGTCGGCCGCGGGGAGATGGGCGCGGTCGTGGGTGACCAGCACCGTCGCGGTGCCGCGCTCCCGGGTGAGGCGGGTGAGCAGGTCGACGACGGCCGCGCCCCGTTCCCGGTCGAGGGCGCTGGTGGGCTCGTCGACGAGGAGCACGGCGGGGTCGTTCATCAGCGCGCGGGCGATGCCGACCCGCTGGCGCTGGCCGCCCGAGAGCTGATGCGGCCGCCGGCCGGCCGAGCCCGCCAGGCCGACGGATGCGAGGAGTTCCATGGCCCGGCCCCGGGCGGAGCGGGCCGGGCGGCCGTCGATCCGCGCCATCACCTGGAGCTGCTCGGCGGCGGTGAGGGAGGGCAGCAGCCCGGGCTGCTGGAAGACGATGCCGATGTGGCGGCGGCGCAGCACGGCGCGCTCCGCCCGGGTCAGGGCCGTGACGTCCGTCCCGGCGACCGTCACGGTGCCGGAGTCCGGGGTGATCAGGGTGCCGGCGACCGCCAGCAGGCTC is a window from the Streptomyces zhihengii genome containing:
- a CDS encoding lycopene cyclase family protein, giving the protein MSGADRYTAGTSDVVILGAGAAGLSLADRLTRAGGATVTVVEPPDGPLRPPERRWCFWDTEADDVEPAVRASWSRLRIHAPDGGATTVEPHPLRYRMLGSAAFERLVHARLDASPRARVVRAVAGTVRAVGDGAEVRCSVPDGRELTLRARLVFDSRPLPALPPARTTLLQHFCGWFVRTAAGRFDPGVADLMDFRVPQPRHGLAFGYVLPLASDHALVEYTEFSRAPLTPAAYAAALSHYSRKVLGLHAFTVEATEHGVIPMTDARFPRRIEPGVFRIGTAGGATRPSTGYTFAAVRRQSRAIAEGLRDGSTTVPAPHGRRALAMDAVLLRALDTGRIDGPAYFTRLFRTTPAERILRFLDGATSPREEFGIGLRGPVLPMLRTAAELPFLPRREHPAAAPVNEPEKNRR
- a CDS encoding SDR family oxidoreductase, with amino-acid sequence MSDAYTGRRVAVVTGADSGIGRASAVRLAALGMDVGLTFHSDERGAEETAHEVGRHGGQAVVEHCDLTVLPDAADVVDIFARELGRVDVLVNNAGTGTATPFLDLELATVQRVLDVDLVGPLLCAQRAARHMIEQGDGGRIVNITSVHEHAPRVGAAPYCAAKGGLGLLTQVMALELAEHGITVNAVAPGEIATPMTGQTDTDVHAAERPGVPLRRPGDAREVAAVVGFLAGPEASYVTGASWPVDGGMLRMGPMAGSHLGDDSWRVP
- a CDS encoding phytoene/squalene synthase family protein: MTRRELDAAGITDPALRAAYRRCRTLNARHGRTYFLATRLLPVDRRSSVHALYGFARRADDIVDDLGPSRPPGERDARLKELENDLAHGLRTGRGTDPVVRAVAHTAERLGIEHILFADFLASMRSDLRVTDYPTYADLRAYMHGSAAVIGLQMLPVLGTVVPREEAAPHAAALGVAFQLTNFLRDAGEDLDRGRVYLPADLLAAHGVDRPLLEWSRRTGRRDGRIRAALVAAEAMTREVYREAEPGIAMLDPRVRPCIRAAFVLYGGILDAVADADYPVLHRRVAVSRGRRAATAAAGAARVAGARWRARAVPAGSADRDAAVPGNGPAR
- a CDS encoding YihY/virulence factor BrkB family protein, translating into MTRDRTHRDTASPPRAEGEAPDTPTDLGKKSWGAVLKRTVKEFQQDELTDRAASLTYYAVLALFPALLVLISMLGIAGDSATQSVLDNIKKLAPGPARDVLTDAVTQLQGSAGVGSVLAVVGLLGALWSASGYVGAFIRTSNAVYDLPEGRPVWKVLPVRVGLTLLLMVLACVTALMVVFTGGLARELGTALGIGDTALTVWAIAKWPVLVLLVALMLAILYWAAPNAKGRGFRFVTLGSLLALLIWLIASAGFAVYVANFGSYNKTYGTLAGVIVFLVWLWITNLAILLGLEFDAEMDRERAIVAGHPPREEPYVEPRDTRKWSEEDRRAMGDTGPEDPEDRRGD
- a CDS encoding polyprenyl synthetase family protein; translated protein: MLGLRPTAAGPAGRFGAPRTARDAVTAVEAELERFLDAELRRARGTDEVFARQVAERVDAFVRRGGKRLRAAFAWCGWRAAGGSGDARAVLRTGAALELLQACALMHDDVMDGSPLRRGAPSVHVELAGLHRAAGMAGPPDAFAHAAAVLAGDLALAWADDLLTETALVSPQGPRLHEEWRAMRAEMVAGQYRDIHAQAAGSSGIDEALTIATLKSALYTVGRPLALGACLADAGPPVLDALRDAGRCAGLAFQLRDDLLGAFGEPAVTGKPAGDDLRARKLSYLLAVGVERAGASGDEEAAAALAPAGPDRPEHTVRRMRAALERTGARAAVEDRIGELAAESRRHFAASGAPDAVRGEFAALVARAAGTPAGDGA
- a CDS encoding DUF4235 domain-containing protein: MKASKIAYKPVGMVLGAVSGALAGALFKQVWKKLGHDDDAPDATDPDRTWREVLLAATLQGAVFAAVKAGVDRAGATAVHRATGVWPG
- a CDS encoding ABC transporter ATP-binding protein, yielding MNLRLTDVTLTYPDGDARLTALDRVCLDVPGGSLAAVTGPSGSGKSSLLAVAGTLITPDSGTVTVAGTDVTALTRAERAVLRRRHIGIVFQQPGLLPSLTAAEQLQVMARIDGRPARSARGRAMELLASVGLAGSAGRRPHQLSGGQRQRVGIARALMNDPAVLLVDEPTSALDRERGAAVVDLLTRLTRERGTATVLVTHDRAHLPAADRVVEVHDGRLRPAADHEAPLPRPARPAPASPDR
- a CDS encoding methyltransferase domain-containing protein — protein: MTLLHDHELAGAFDHASRSYDRLTALNPGYRTDLLRSARRLRLPHGGAGLHILDLGCGTGASTLALLRVAPRARITGVDASAGMLRRARCKPWPDRVDFRHLPAEELTPDTAGPFDAVFAAYLFRNLTDPDGVLAGIRALLRPGGRLAVHEYSLSGSARHRALWTAVCQGVILPAGSLSGDRALYRHLWRSVLDFDTAPAFTRRLARAGFGDPRAVPVAGWQTGIAHTFVAHTAHTAPTGPTTPEIPSTPNTPGTPGTPNTPTPPTR
- a CDS encoding DUF642 domain-containing protein, which encodes MCITALSAAALLLGTTAATASAAPSPATLTTGAWPDGFEEPVVPAPQPFTYMAAGQTFGPWTVGGGSVDLVSDRLWDAAEGDQSVDLSGGAPGSISRTVPTLPLTTYVVTYKLAGNTGGPSPVVKTGDVRVNGALIDDLTFDTTGRGPRDMGWEQRTAYFTTVLHTSATLTFTSTTPGNRGPAVDDVTIRSCLLVLCLHKGPQLSPHSG